Genomic DNA from Leptospira venezuelensis:
CCATCAAAGGACAATATTACAATATAAGTCTTACTGCGGTAGGATCTACGTTTCCAATTTATACTGGAGCAAGCGTAATGATCGGAAAAGTCTCTGCTGCTTATAATCCAAGTGGAGAATTTGCAGTGGTTTGGACGGAATCCGCTTCCACGAGAGCTGCAAAATACCAAAGGATCAATTCTTCTACAGGTGCTTTAATCGGAAGTGCTACTACCATTGTTTCTTCGACTGTAACTAACTTTTATAATGCAGATGTAAGCTGGAACGGCAGCCTATATTATACAGCATTCCGTCAAAATGCGGGCGGATTGAACTCGTTAGCAGCCTATAGCTTCACAAACGGAACCGCTACTTCTGTGAAAAATTATAGTGCATCAACGGGGTCAGACTCTTTGTCTTTAGACTACCCTTCTCTACTGACTCAAGGTTCTAATACCTGGCTATTTTTCAGCCAAACAAATACAGACGGATCTGGAAACGTGAATTCTTCTACTTTAAAAAGTGCTAAAAATTTTGCCACTAGCGCAAGCACACTGAGAACCGAAACCAATCCTTATGGATGTGATCCTGTAAATAGTAGTGGAGATCAGTATATGATCCCTTCCGCTGCAATTGCAAACTCTACGAATTTACTCGTTTCTTATGATCTGTTCTGTGCGGATATGGGAGTATATAACGAGGTTTCGGATCTTCCGGTTACAATATCTTCCGGAGCAGCCGGAGCTGCTACAGACTATTCCGTTGGTGAAATTGGAACTGGGAATACGTTAGGCTCCTCAGTCACCTGCAGAACTACTGCTTGTTTTATTAGTACAGGAGATGAATCCGGCGACGCAATATATCTATTTGATCCAGATTTTGGCGGTAATATCGGTGGGACTTCTACCGTTTATCCGACTGATTCAAATGGGATTAATTCCCCGGTTACTGTAATTCAATAAATTAATGCCGCTCTAAGATAAAAGAGCGGCAGACCCTTCCTTAATAGCGGATCTCGTATTTGAGTTCCCCATTCCAACCTAAACCATTGCCTCCAACGGTCATTGGCTGGTAAGAAGGCGCGAAGCTAAATCTGAAACCAGAGCTCGGTCCTTCTGCAATCCCTTGCTCTGCTTTTACTCCTAAATAATAGGAATAGAAAAGCTGTAATCCGTAAGCAATCCCAAACAAATATTGGTAATTATTGGATTCTTCCGCAAGCCCTTGGTAATGGTTGAATGCACCCTTGTTCACCAAGAAAGCTCCAATCAAACGTTGGGTAGTATTTGCAGGTAAAGCAAGGACTGGATCGTTCAATGCAAATATGAAATAATTTCTTGCATTCTCCTCATAAGCGCTTTTAGCAGAACTAAAATCGTTTTGAGCCTTAACTACCAGATAAGCTGCCCCTACAACTGCTACAAATGTTGCAGAAGCCCTGTATTTTTTATCAGCTTTCCAAATACCCCAACCCGGAACAACTGCAGATCTTAGAGAATAATCCCAGCGAGGCTTTTGGTACCATCTTTGGACCGCCGCTTCTTCCTCGGTTTTTTTGGGCTCATCTTTAGGCTTAACAGGATCCTTTTTCACTTCCTGCTTAGGGGTATCTTTTAAGTTCAATTCCGCAATCTCTGTTTTTGGAATGGTTAGAACCTTTCCATCCACTTCGATCTGAACTTCCGTGCGGGTCTGGTTTACCACTTTCCCTTGTAGCACCTTTCCGTTTTTTAAGGTTAGGCTAGAGCCAAAAAGGGAGTGAGAAACGATTAGGAAAGAAATTGCAAAAAGCCAACGATAAGGCATAATTTATCTTAAATCCCTTTGTTTAGGATTACAGACACTAAAATTGTCTGGCTATAACCGTTTTAAAACTGATTGCTTTCTACAAGAAAAAACCGAATTTACTTGAAAAAAGACCGATAGAAAAAAATTTCTATTCTACCGTGTCTGAAACCTTGTTTTTCGAAAAACTATACAATAAAAATAAGGATCACTTGTTTTCATTTATTCGGCGCTCTGTCCAAGATGAATCCACAGCCTTGGACCTATTACAAGACACCTTTTTGAACTTCTTTAAACATTATTCCGGCAAGGAATTACCGGATGAGCAAGTTTCCAGGATGATATTATTTAGGATCTCCAGGAATCTAATGATTAACCATGGGAAGTCCTATTATCAAAAGAACGTTGCTCTCGTTGGTGAGGAAACTTCTTCTTTATTCGGCTCCAAAGGTCAGGGTCCTGAAAGCCAGGTCCTGGACGAAATGGAAGCCCAAAACCTCGGAAAGATTATAAGCGAATTATTAAGCGCCTTACCGGAAGAACAAAAGACCGCCATAGAGTTACGTTATTCCCAGGGCTGTAAATTGGAAGAGATAGCCTCCGTATTGGATTTATCCGTATCAGGGGTCTCTAGGCTTTTAGAAAGAGCCGAAAAGCAGCTTTTACAAGAAGGAAAGAAGAGAGGCATTCAACCTTCTTCTTTTCTAAAATCTTAGGATTTTCGCCAAAATATGTATTTCGAACAATTGATTCATTTCGTCAAAAAAGCCATCCCTACTCAAAAAAATGAGCAAGGTACCAACCTTCAGTTTGTTGATCCAACTGAGCGGGCAGGACAATGTCAAAAGGCCCGGAACTAAGGAAACGGTAAAGAGGATGGAAAGAATGACCCCTGAATTCCAAACATTCGCAGAGCTCCTCAAAAAGTCTCTACCGGATTCTAAGGCACCGGACTTCGATCCAAAATGGATCGGCATGTCTCCTCGCTTCTCTGTGGAGGCAAATATCATGCAATCTCCTACTAAGGACAATGTAGTTCAACTGAGCGGCTCCAAAAATAAAGTATGGTTCTTAGCTGCGGCAGCAATCTTATTCGTAGGAATTGGAGCCGGAACTTATTTCACTATTTTCAAAAAAGAAGCCGCACCTGTAGCAGAAGGTGCTCTGCTTAAAGCAGCGGTCGTCTTCGTTAAAGGCGATGCAAAGAACGTAAAAGAATCTCCTGTCGCATTACATTTAGGTGATATACTTAGCGAAGGCGATAAAATCGTAACTGGCAAAGGTGGATCTATCGATATCGGTCTGACCGATTCAAGTGTAATCCGCTTAAAGGAAAACTCTGAGTTAATTCTTAAAAGTTTAAGACAAACGGACTCTTCTCAAATTAGGATTTCCCTAATGTCAGGTAAAATCCTGAACCTAGTCGAGAAAGAAAAGAAAAACGCAAACTACTTCGTAGATACTCCTACTGTGGTGGCTGCGGTCCGAGGAACTTCTTTTGAAGTGAATGCTTCCGATAAAGAATCTTCTGTCTTCGTGGTCGAAGGTGCAGTCGAAGTAACTCCTTTGATCCACGACAAATCCGAAAGAGCATTAATCACCGGCGGATTGATCATAGTCACAAACGAGAAAGTTATAGTGATCGAAGATCAAAAACGTGCTAAGGGAGAAGGCCCTGAATACGGCGACATGCGTAAGAACTTGAGCGGTCTTGACAAAGAAGTTTTAGCAACTACTCAAAATTTAAAGACTGCTAAGACCGAGCAAGAGCTGGAAGAACTTTATGATAAAAGTATCGAACATATTATCATGAAAGACGGCCGCGATATCAGAGGTGTTGTGGTTTCTCAAAAGAAAGGAAAGCTGATCGTTCAAACTCTAAAAGGATCGTATATCCTGGATGAGAACTCGGTTGAAAAGATTATCTATTAAGAAAAATTAATAGATAGCTTCTAAATGAGACCCGGGATTGATTCCCGGGTTTTTTTATACCTATAGTCTAGCCTGGACCTTGAGGGTAGATTCCTTATACAGACCATTCACCTAATTTTTTATCAAAGGAGAAGGACCCAGCTCCTCTGTACAAAAGGGAAATCGCTGCAGAAACTGCCAGTATATGATATTCGAAACCTTCTCCGCCTTTATCCCCAAACCAATTCATAAAGAAACCGTAATCTCTATGAGTGAAGCCCGCGACTGTTAATGTAATCGCAAGTCCCAAGGCCCAGAATCTGGTCAAAAATCCGAATACAAAGCAGATCGTTCCGATGAATTCAAAACCTATCACCATTATCCCTAAAACATATGGAGCACCGAGTGTATTCGTAAAATAGTCCATGGCAGTGTAAAAGCCCGCACCTTCGAACCAACCCAATGCTTTTTGGGCTCCATGAGGAAAAATACAAATAGCAAGACCCAATCTTAGGAATACAGGCCCTAGGCCTTCTTTCGTTTGGAATAAATTATATAACATGCCGAATCTGCATCCTATAGAACCTAAATCCGGACATATTTCCATTCTAATTTATTCGTGCTGGGATCGGAAGCCTGCTTATGGCCCAAAATAGGTTGTCGAAAGGGGTATTTCCATAAATTTTGGCAATACGAACGCATCGGAAGGTACCTATGTCTGAAGAGACAGCCGAAAAGAAGAACAAAAAGATCAACAAGATGAGCGCCGGGGAGCTTGACCAAGCTCTAAAGAACGCAGTCGAGAAGATGAACGGGGAAACGAGCAAGTACGTACAACATCTTAAAGCGAGAAAAGAAGAACTCGCAAATAAGAAGTAAGCACTACTTTCAAAACCCACAAAACCCTCCGCGGACTCGTGCGGAGGGACCTCAAGATTCCCAGGAACCATGCTACAATTCATCGATATCAAGCACCGGTTCGGTAGCTCCACCCTTTTCGAAAACTTTTCCTGGCATATCAAACCAGGCTCCAAGATTGCCTTAGTAGGACCAAACGGTTCTGGCAAATCCACTCTATTCAAAATGGCCGTAGGAGAACTAAATCCTGAAGAAGGATTGGTTAGTCGCTCCAAACATACGGAGATCTCTTTATTCCAACAGATCCCTGATTTTAATTTCGAAGCAAGGGTGATCGATACTGCACTTTCTAAACATAAACATTATAATGAATATATAAAACGTGCCGAAAACATTCATGCTAGAATGGATCGCACGGATCATGATTCTCCAGAATTTACTTCTTTATTAGAAGAACAAAGCTCTTTGGAAGAATATGCATTTACTTACGGCGTCCATGAATTAGAAGCCCAAGCTAAAAAAATCATCGGTGGTTTAGGTTTTTCTAATGATCAAATGGAGAAGAAGGTCAAAGAATTTTCTCCGGGCTACCAACATAGACTTGGACTCGCAATTGCAATTTTGAATCCTGGGAACCTTCTTCTTTTGGATGAACCTACCAACCATTTGGATCACGCTTCTAAGGCTTGGCTTGCAGAATATTTAGTGGATACAAATCGTTCTTTCGTTCTGGTTACACACGATCCAGAGTTTTTAAATGCAACTACTGATACAATTGCTGAATTAAATCCTTCCGGTGTTCTTGAATTTAAAGGAACATTAGAAGATTATTTCGAACACAAAAACGAACTTTTAGATAAGTTAAGACTTCAATTCAAAAAAGAAGAGGCTTATTTAAAGAAAAGGACTGAGTGGATAGAACGTTTTCGTTCCAAGGCTACAAAAGCAAAACAAGTCCAAAGTGTTATTAAAAAATTAGAAAAAAGGGATAAGGTAGATGAACCTGAAGATTCCTTCTGGAATTCCAAAACAGAATATAGGTTCAACTATACTCCTTGCGGGAATCTATCCTTTAGAATAGAGAACGCTTCCTTTGCTTACGAAAAAGGTGGGAAGAATATTTTCTCAAACGCAGAACTTCATGTTTCTAATGGAGACAAGATCGCGATCATCGGCCCGAACGGTGCTGGTAAATCCACATTTTTAAGAAATATTTTAGGAATTCATAAATTAACCGAGGGTTCGGTTACATTCGGACCTAAAACAAAAATCGGCTACTTCTCCCAAAACCACCATGAACACCTGGACCCTGAAAAAAATCTTTTAGAAACAATTCTTTCAGTGTATCCTGATCTTCCGGATGTAGAAGCACGAAAACTATTGGGCTATTTTTCTTTTAGCGACGATAGAGTTTTCAAAAAAGTGGGACTTCTCTCTGGGGGAGAGCAGAGCAGATTAAGATTAGCACTACTAGTAAGATTCTCTTCTAATACTTTGTTTTTGGACGAACCTACCAATCACTTAGACTTAGTAGTAAGAGATAATTTAAAACGTGCACTCCAAGAATATCCTGGAGCTGTTTTAGTAATCTCTCATGATCCTGATTTTTTAAAGGACTTATGCACAAGAACCGTTTCTGTTTCTAACGGGAAAGTAAAGGATCTGAATACCAGCTTTTCGGATTATCTTAAATTCCCGCCGGAAGAACTGGAAGCGGAAGGCGGCTTTACTGTAAAAGCCCCCGCCGAAAACGCTGGCAGCGAAAACAAGAGCAGATCCCAGAAGAACGCTGATAAAAATCGGGTTAAAAAAATCCAAAAAGAAATAGAACAAATCGAAGCTAAGATCGCTCTATTAGAAAAGAATAAATCCAACTCTGAGGAACTTCTCGCAGATCCTGAGTTTTACAAAAAGCGCAGTTATCAAATGGAATTAGACACTTATAACGAGACTAAAAAAGAGATCTCAAAGTTGACCGAAACCTGGGAAAAACTGCAAATCGAAATGGAAGAACTTTCTTCCGTAGTATAAGAATTTATCCATCAAAGGAGACCGAATGAATCCGAAAGAATTAAAAAGCAGATTAGATGCCAGAAAATCGGGGAGCGATGATTTTTACCTTCTGGATGTGCGTAACCCTAACGAACAAGAGATCAGCACTATTGACGGAACTGACCTTTTGATCCCAGTTTCAGAATTGCCTGCTCGTATCGGAGAATTGGATTCTTGGAAATCTTCCGGAAAAGAAATTATAGTATATTGTCGTTCGGGAGCAAGATCAGCGAATGCCTGCGGAGTTTTGAAATCTACAGGTTTCTCCAAAGTATTTAATTTAGATGGCGGGATCCTCTTGTATTCAGACGAAG
This window encodes:
- a CDS encoding rhodanese-like domain-containing protein, giving the protein MNPKELKSRLDARKSGSDDFYLLDVRNPNEQEISTIDGTDLLIPVSELPARIGELDSWKSSGKEIIVYCRSGARSANACGVLKSTGFSKVFNLDGGILLYSDEVDPSLAKY
- a CDS encoding RNA polymerase sigma factor; protein product: MSETLFFEKLYNKNKDHLFSFIRRSVQDESTALDLLQDTFLNFFKHYSGKELPDEQVSRMILFRISRNLMINHGKSYYQKNVALVGEETSSLFGSKGQGPESQVLDEMEAQNLGKIISELLSALPEEQKTAIELRYSQGCKLEEIASVLDLSVSGVSRLLERAEKQLLQEGKKRGIQPSSFLKS
- a CDS encoding ABC-F family ATP-binding cassette domain-containing protein, with translation MLQFIDIKHRFGSSTLFENFSWHIKPGSKIALVGPNGSGKSTLFKMAVGELNPEEGLVSRSKHTEISLFQQIPDFNFEARVIDTALSKHKHYNEYIKRAENIHARMDRTDHDSPEFTSLLEEQSSLEEYAFTYGVHELEAQAKKIIGGLGFSNDQMEKKVKEFSPGYQHRLGLAIAILNPGNLLLLDEPTNHLDHASKAWLAEYLVDTNRSFVLVTHDPEFLNATTDTIAELNPSGVLEFKGTLEDYFEHKNELLDKLRLQFKKEEAYLKKRTEWIERFRSKATKAKQVQSVIKKLEKRDKVDEPEDSFWNSKTEYRFNYTPCGNLSFRIENASFAYEKGGKNIFSNAELHVSNGDKIAIIGPNGAGKSTFLRNILGIHKLTEGSVTFGPKTKIGYFSQNHHEHLDPEKNLLETILSVYPDLPDVEARKLLGYFSFSDDRVFKKVGLLSGGEQSRLRLALLVRFSSNTLFLDEPTNHLDLVVRDNLKRALQEYPGAVLVISHDPDFLKDLCTRTVSVSNGKVKDLNTSFSDYLKFPPEELEAEGGFTVKAPAENAGSENKSRSQKNADKNRVKKIQKEIEQIEAKIALLEKNKSNSEELLADPEFYKKRSYQMELDTYNETKKEISKLTETWEKLQIEMEELSSVV
- a CDS encoding LA_0442/LA_0875 N-terminal domain-containing protein, yielding MPYRWLFAISFLIVSHSLFGSSLTLKNGKVLQGKVVNQTRTEVQIEVDGKVLTIPKTEIAELNLKDTPKQEVKKDPVKPKDEPKKTEEEAAVQRWYQKPRWDYSLRSAVVPGWGIWKADKKYRASATFVAVVGAAYLVVKAQNDFSSAKSAYEENARNYFIFALNDPVLALPANTTQRLIGAFLVNKGAFNHYQGLAEESNNYQYLFGIAYGLQLFYSYYLGVKAEQGIAEGPSSGFRFSFAPSYQPMTVGGNGLGWNGELKYEIRY
- a CDS encoding FecR family protein → MERMTPEFQTFAELLKKSLPDSKAPDFDPKWIGMSPRFSVEANIMQSPTKDNVVQLSGSKNKVWFLAAAAILFVGIGAGTYFTIFKKEAAPVAEGALLKAAVVFVKGDAKNVKESPVALHLGDILSEGDKIVTGKGGSIDIGLTDSSVIRLKENSELILKSLRQTDSSQIRISLMSGKILNLVEKEKKNANYFVDTPTVVAAVRGTSFEVNASDKESSVFVVEGAVEVTPLIHDKSERALITGGLIIVTNEKVIVIEDQKRAKGEGPEYGDMRKNLSGLDKEVLATTQNLKTAKTEQELEELYDKSIEHIIMKDGRDIRGVVVSQKKGKLIVQTLKGSYILDENSVEKIIY
- a CDS encoding DoxX family protein; this encodes MLYNLFQTKEGLGPVFLRLGLAICIFPHGAQKALGWFEGAGFYTAMDYFTNTLGAPYVLGIMVIGFEFIGTICFVFGFLTRFWALGLAITLTVAGFTHRDYGFFMNWFGDKGGEGFEYHILAVSAAISLLYRGAGSFSFDKKLGEWSV